The sequence CGGTTTAATTCGTCGAGTCCTTCCGTGGTTCATCACTGTTTCAAGTTCCAACAATGGCCGGCATCTTCAATCGTCACTAGCTGCAGGAGCAGAAAGCAGTACATGTCCTGGTGTGTTTTCAGCACTGCAGTTCTGCTTCACTGTAGTTCTGCTTCGTTGGGGCATTGACGTGATCTGACCTTACCTACCACCACTTTCACTGGTCCAGCTTGTTGGTTTTGTGGCCACTGCTCGATCAAGTACGTGCCCATGCCGTTCTCACAGATACATGCATTTGACAGCCTGTCTGTCGTACAACTGCATGTGTTCAATCGAAGTATTGAACAATGTGCTCAGTGTGCTAAACTTGAGCGTGCATGTACATCGAACTGTAGGGCCTATCGGGAGCAGTTCTTGAGCTCTGCCAAACCCCAATGCCGAAGCCCCAGCCACAGGCCGTGCGTCGCCCTCGTCTGGCCGCCGGCCCCAGTGGTCTCGCTCGACCGGACGAGCGGTGGCGTCGTTGTGCCGCTGCGCTCCACTCCACCCGCCGATTTAAGGCCTCCAGTACGCCCACAACGTAATGCCCCTCCGCTCGGCGGACCGACCGGCGCCACGTTTTGGATGTGTTTTGGATCATAGCCACAAGTTGCTATATTTTGTGCGTCTAATTTAGACAATTTTAATTAGTTTAGACAGCCGTTTGGTTTGTAGCTATAGCTATAATaagatttattttttgttgttacGGTCTCACGTGTCACAAAAGTGTGACAAGATTTTGTTAGATATTTTAAGATGTAGACGTGATTTCCCCCCCCACAAATATGACAActtaaaaaaaacattaaacaaacTTAAACATTCTTACACCGTGAATGAAACAGACTCTTACCGCACCCAACCACCCTTGCACCTAGCGCTCGCTCGACGTCGCGTGGCGGGCGCATGCATGGAATGGCAAGCGGGAGTTATGCTAGCGCCGGTCACGCACGCCGCAACAGCGCGGGGGTTGGTGGCCCGGCCGCGCCCGCTCGGCAGGCCGGCTCTCCCAATGATCTGGGATGCAAATCCTAGTGGCCTCATTAAGGCAGAGATACCACGAGTGTTTTTAGTATCGCTGGTGCCGCGCGCACTCTGTTTCGGAGTGTATTCGCTGCCGCTTTAAGAAGGCGTTTGGATGGAGGCACTACAACGGATGGGAAATGGCAACCAGATTTTCTTTGGTGTTTGGTTGAGCGGCGAATGCTGAACAGGATGGTCACCGGAGGAATATTCGATTAAGATGTGGGATGGATCCGACCGATTTCGCTGGATAGAGCCATTCAGTTCCATGCGTACATATGcgttatgtttttttatttaattaatgattttattaaatattttaaatatttttatgagtaaactagagttcattagcaacccattttaattggtttgataaaaaaaagacTGAACcaatatttaactaaaattcttaaaaaagacAACTCTCATCCTATCCACACTCATCCcaccaactaaataaaataCTGGCTCATATTATCCACTCTCATCCTaccaatcaaataaaaaactgaTTAATACTCccaatcaataaaaaattaaatcatcgtataaaaaaacatatatcaCCTATTCCATCCAACCTTAGGTTAACTCTTGCTGATCCATCAAAATCGATTGGTATTCCTGATTAGACACTGTGCCGATAGAAAAGAGGAGCAGCTACCGTATCCAGTCATATAGTGATGCTACGTACTCTATATTTGGGGTTGTTAGACCATCTCCTGCAgatatcttaaattttcatcctcaaaaacactattacatcatcctctatcactattacagtatcctttatttttttttatctccagcagctacctcattTCCTATCATCTACTCTCTTTTTCTATCCAGATCCGTTGTCAGCTCTGTGAACAGTGCTACTACAATAACTGCTATaatactgctacagtacccaaCGCGTTTTTTCTGCCTCCGGGCCACTGTCAGTCCCTGTGAGCAGTGTTGATACGTGCTGCTACAGTGGTCCGCAAAAATACGGACCCCACTCTCTCTCCGCAACACTGCAGCGTCACTGTTTGGCACTGTAGTACTGGATGAGGTAGCCGCTGGAGTGCAATTTTCAGTGCTACGGTACTTTACGgaatactgtagcactggatacagGTGCTGCTGGAGTTAGCTTTCTTATCACTGTTCACAGAGATTGACATCTGGATTCAGACAGTTGAAGAGTAatagaaattacaaaataaaatagctaccgaagatataaaaaattaaagataatataataatactaaaagatgttataataatattatatacaATGCATAATTAGACGGTTCACCTTACCGTCCATCAAACCGCACCCCGCTGCGAACCGTCCCGCCTGCCATCAGTGTCGGTGGCGGTGGCTGGCGCGGGCCGTACGGCCGTTTCCGAAGCGAGCTAACTGTCCGCTCCTGTACTCCCCGACCGCGTGATCCCGAGTTTCCCCGACTCCGTTCGCTGCGCCGCGTGATCCCGAGTCAAAAAGCCGATCCACCGTACAGACCACAGCGTTCCTTTCCTCCTGGACGGGAGAGTGCAGTACCGATCGAAAGTCCGATGCAGTTAGAGTTGCCTGCCGTTCCTGGGTGGATCGATATGCAGGAGCCGTCTCTTCGATGCGCGCAACGCATTGACCGAGATGGTGACTTGTGTCGGTGCTGCATGCAGTGTGAGAAGGGGTACCGCTCCTGctctggtgttctaggagcagGACTAGGGAGAGGTTAACACCTAGCACTGCCAGCAGGGCAGTAAAACTAAGCCACGAGCCATGGCGACCATGCCTCTTCGCCACAATCTCTTCAGAGCTCTCCACTCCATTAATAGTGAGACGAGAGACTGGCAGCAGGCAGCGGCGTATGCGCGCCTCGTGAGATCTTCTCCGCGAGCAGTGGTCAACACAACACATGCCTCTCCTCGTGCCGTGTCGGGACCAGGCTCAATCTCATCTCATCTGCGCGCGCGTCTTCCACTGTGACAATACAGTACGAGGAATGCACAGCATGCACCGGTgctgcacgatgcatccctgCTCCCCCAGCTGGTAGGAGCGTGCATTGCGTTGTGAGTCTTTTGACTGAGCTCCGTCTGCAAATCTTCGCATCAAGAGGACATCGGCAGTGGTAAATTTAGGGGATTAAACTTTGTAAATTCTGCCCGTAGCGCCACTAGGCGTGCTAAATTTCTTCAGGCTTGGATATATGATGTATGCTGTTGGATCAACAATTGAAATGAATATGCAGATTGACCACGCACGCTGGCACACTTTTGTCACTTGTAGTTGTGTATTAGGAGTCTGTCTGTATGACCATACCATATGCCCATAAGAGTAACCATAAACAAGCCAATCCAGTAAAGCACCCCATTAAGAATCACTGGATGTACTCAGCTCAAATCTAACAGCATGTAATAGcctttattttattcttaaaaaaaCAGCTTGTTCAACTGACCACATGGCCCCACCCGCTCAGTCTCAGCCTCACTGGCACTGGCTGCCTCCATGCATAAAAACCCCGCTCCCACTGTGCCGCGCCACGGCTTCCTCTCGACGTCAGTCACAAGCGCCTCGCCTCGACAGGTGTCGCCCGCCTCCGGCCAATGTGACTTGCGGCCGAAGCTGCGCGCGCGCAGGGGGCAGCGATGGTGGCGAGGTGCGCGCACGCCGACGCCGGCGGGTTCCGGCTCTGGCCGATCTTCTCGGCCGCCGCGCTGCGGAGGAAGGTTCTTGAGGTCCTGACGtgcggcggaggcggtgggagaggaggaggaggaggttctTGCCGCGGCAGGACCGCGTACCGGTCGCCGCAGCGGATGCCGAAACCGAGGCCGCGGTCGGACAGGCTCGCGGAGCTGCTCAGGGCGGAGCCGTCGGAGTGCGGCGGCGACGTCGAGGCCGAGGCGGACGCCGTGGCCAGGAAGGTGGAGGCGCTGGAGGAGCTGAAGGTTGTGGTGGGGGCGCTTCAGGCCAGCAGCAGAGGCGATCACGGAGGGTGCATGTCCCAAGTCGAGGCGGCCATGGCGGTGCGGAGGAAGGCGAAGGACGACGCCGGCGCGAGAGAGATGCTCGCGATGCTCGGCGCCATCCCGCCGCTCGTCGCGGTGCTCGACGAGAGCGACGGCGGGGAGGAGATCACGGCCGCTGCGATGTACGCACTGCTCAACTTGGGAATCGGCAATGACACGTGAGTTTGCTGCGTTCTCCTGTGCTCCTCTGTTTCGTGATCAGATCTGGGGACTGGGGTGATTGGTTTCTGATTTGCGGAGCGGCTTGTGTGTTGTTGGTTTGATTTGCAGGAACAAGTCGGCGATCGTGCAGGCCGGCGCCGTCCACAAGATGCTCCGCATTGCGGAGGGCGGCGCGTCCGGCACACTGACGGAGGCCGTCGTCGCCAACTTCCTCTGCCTCAGCGCGCTCGACGTGAACAAGCCCGTGATCGGCGCGTCCGGCGCCGTCCCCTTCCTGGTGCGCGCGTTCGAGGGCGCGTCCACGGAGCAGGCGCGGCACGACGCGCTGCGGGCGCTCCTGAACCTCTCCATCGAGGCGGCCAACGCGCCGCACCTGCTGGCCGCGGGGCTCGCGCCGGCGCTCGTGGCGGCCGTGGGGGACACGTCCGTGACGGACCGCTCGCTCGCCGCGCTTTGCAACCTCGTGACCGCCTGCCCCGAGGGCCGCCACGCGGTGAGCCGCGCCCCCGACGCGGTCTCATCCCTCGTCGACGTGCTCAACTGGTCGGACGAACCGGGCTGCCAGGAGAAGGCCGCGTACGTGCTGATGGTCCTGGCGCACCGGAGCTACGGTGACCGCGCGGCCATGGCTGAGGCCGGCGTCACGTCCGCGCTCCTGGAGCTGACGCTGGTGGGCACGGCGCTCGCGCAGAAGCGCGCGTCCAGGATCCTAGAGATCCTCCGCGCCGACAAGGGCAAGCAGGTCGCGGACGCCTCCGGCGTCGTGGCCACGGTGTCGGCGCCGCAGGAGCGCGGGTGCCGGGAGGAGGATACCGAGGAGGGGGAGCCCGCGGACGCCTGCATGAGCGTGGAGAAGCGCGCCGTGCGGCAGCTGGTGCAGCAGAGCCTGCACAGCAACATGCGGCGCATCGTGCGGCGCGCGCGGCTGCCGCAGGACCTCACGCCGGCGTCGTCGGAGAGCCTCAAGGCGCTCACCGCCTCCTCCACATCCAAGAGCCTGCCGTTCTGAGACAGAACTCCTCCTAGAGAAACAGAGGCAAGAAAACACAGGTAAAAGCACAAGCCCATTGCCGTTCCTTCACAGCTATACCTACGCCATTTAACTTGAGCAACACTGTGTCTCGTTGAACCATTAGTTGATCACTCAACTACCACATCAACATTGATCTTGCATTTTGTCTGTCATTGCGGATCACTGACTGAATCATTGCCTCATGAAGGGTACTACTAAACAAGAAGTCTAATGAGCCATGGAAATTTCCATTTGTCCCTTCCAAACACAGTTCCACTAATCAGCCAAACCcatttttgtttcttcaatCTTTGACCACTACACCACCAGCAGTTCACCAAGTCCAACAACCACAAGGAGCCCAATTTTTGAACTGTCCTAAACCGCAACAATGGCCATTTCCCACCTCGGAAACCGGGCCGCAAGAAGGTCAAGaagccttcttctccttcctgcGTGCCACGGAAACCGAGCATCTCCAAGAAGAACGCTATCACACACGCTATCTAGTAGTTTTTGGTCGGCCGAAAAAACGCCCTCGAACCCCCGCTAAAATAGCGCACTCTCCATCGCCGGCCTCTCTTCTCACGCCATACCCCAACTGCCGCTCCGCCCGTACGCTCGCGCCACCATCCGGATTCCGGAGCCCGAGTTCATCGTCGCCGGATTGAGTTCCTATCCGCCCAAATCGAGTTCCTAGTCCTCGGATTGAGCTCGCCCGTCTTAtccgaacccccccccccccccccgattcGTCCGATCCCCCGCGCGATTTAACGAATTGGCGGCGAGATCCGCCCGGCTCCTGCCCCGATCTGCTCTGATTCGCCCCCCGCGCCGTCTGATTTGGTTGGTGCAGGCCTTGTTTTTCCAGCGGAGCGGAGGAGATGGCGGATTGAGACGACGGCGGCCAAGTCGGCGGAGAAGGACAAGGGGAAGAAGGGCCCCGTCTCCCGCTCCTCCCGCGCCGGGCTCCAGGTCAGCAGCGGGCTCCCCCCCTTGCGCGCTCTGCTCTCCGTTTCGGCTCGCTTGCTTGGCGCGGGGTGCTAGCAGCGCACATTATTATGTTTGTTCCGGGAGGTTTTGCTCTCTGTCTTCATTAGGGGTCCTTACATTCGGGATGAAAGCAAGCGATGGTGAAGTAAATTTGGGGACATTAGAAATGATTACGTAATTGCATCATCAATCAAGCGTGGGTGTTGATGATGCTAGGGAATTACTTGGAGCAAGCTCTCTGTGAAAACAATTATTGTAGTTTGTCCAAAAAAGAAATTTTGGACCTGCTGTGTGAACAGTTCCTCTTTTTTCCTGCAATCTTTCTCTAACATGCAGGATGACGTAGTGTTTTGGTTTGGTGATTGATCCATCATGTGTATATGCGTTCTGTTGTCATATCATTTTCAATACCAGCTGAATCTGTTTGTCATCATTCTGATAAACCAATTCTTATTGACTCTGTAGCATCGATGATAAAGGGTTATGATTTAGAATCGCTAGATTCTTTAAGTTTATGTGATCTACCAAGATAAAATTGTGATGCTGGCATGGTTAAATTAAAAGGGATGCAAATACATGGTTTGGAGATCTTAGGTAACCTAGCAATATCAGTATTATTTGAAGATCTCAGATACTCATTTCTAAACACTTTTACAATAATTTGTACAAACTTTTTAAGACTTTCTAtagcagtttttttttcaatgagAATAAATTAATCTATAGCATTCGCTGGTACTACATAAGCTAGCATGCGAAATATAACGGTAATCTTTTGTGAAGTAGATAACCAAAAACCCTATCACTATTACTTTTCTGCATGAAATAGCTATTATGCTCTACTACAGATTGCACTATACGAAGAAATAAATAACCGATTATTCTAAATTTGCatagaaataataataaaatgagACGGGAGGATAGCCGGGTCCATAAGAATTAATAAGAtcgtaaaaataataataaaataagaccaTAGAAATAATAATAAGGACGAACAAAAATATAATCACTAATTATAAACCTACGCCAAAAGATAGTCGGGTCGTAGGTAGAAGCCTCTGAAAAGTAGTCTTAGTATAGTCTCGCATGTCCGACTTCTCTGCTGTGATGAATTATTCGATGTCCTGGTACAGAACCGCTATGGTGTCGAGCATTTAAACGCTGATCTTCATCATACACTTGGAATGCTATAGCAACAATGAGTTTATTGATGAATCCATAAGAAATTCCTTGATGTTGCGACGCCTCATTGCGATGTGTGAGAGCAGACAAAGATATGTGAGAGAGGACACAAAGAGAGCTTGGAGAGTAAACACGGTTTAGGAATGGCAAATGGACTCGTATATATagactaaaaaaatagttattGAAAAAATAGtcgttgaaaaaaaaaagccatcGGAAAAATACCCGTTGAAAAAATATCCGTTAGAAATATAGTGGTTACAaatatattgttagttatagaatactattaaaataaGTGAGAGAATATGGAAAGTAAAGTATGGATGTGCTGTTGGAGTGGTGGAGTAATATACTATGagaatctttatagataataATCTATATAGGGATATGAAGGGTGAAATATAGATGTGctgttggagttgctctaacAACAACTTTGGACGTGTTTGGTCATAGAGTAGTTTCGGCTCGTCTTCAACGTTGGAGAGCGGTTTTGGCTCCTTGATTTCTTACCCAGCCTAATAAGACAAGCAGTGACTAGGgatccaaacacacccttgtTGCTTTGTGGCAAAGCAAgcttatctccaacagtttgGGCTAAGCCATTCTCGTCTCGTCCCTACCTAAAAGCTCGAGACAAGTAGTCTACAATTGAGAGAAGGCGACTAGAAGACAATCCCAATCTAGCGTCGTCCCTGCTGGGTTCCTCCTCTCTGGTTGCTTCCCAGCACTGGAGGGGAGGGGGGACCTGAATCTGTGATGCCTCAGTTGTAGATATTAGCTTCTAGTAGCTTCCAGTAGGTTCTAGGGCTGTTGATTtggccatggtgatgtggtcgTCGAAAGCCTTTAGTGTCTTTTGCTCCCTCTCCGTTGATGGATCTCCAGGTGGTGTAGTCTTCGACAGCATTGCTGCTGGTGGGGTCCCAAGTAGAGTGGTTCATGGAAGGTTTTTGGTTCTCGTGTTCGTCACCGATGTGAAGAGCATGTGAATTTTGTTCTTTCCCAATCTCTTCGGTGATGATGGCGACAAAATCGACATCCTCTTTAGCGAGATCTGGGTAAGGTTAGTATCTCTAGTCTTTTTTTGGAAGGATTGGAGTCAGTTGCCGTCCTCTTGCGCGACTGCTTCTCCTGGGTCGTCAGTGTGTTCACCGGCGACAGTAGAGTTTGCTTCTAGGCTGGCATCTTCCGTGAATCTATAGGTGTTATCGTCGGTCCTGTTGCCCAACCACGTATGGAGATGAGTTGGCAGCATCTCTTGCGGTGTCTATATGAAGGAACTCCTTTGCGGGTGTGGTTTGGAGCTTCATTGTCTGCCGACTGGGATCTGCCATCGTGACGTTCGACGTCTGATCTCACTCCTCGTGGATGAAATTGCAGCCTTTGGCCGTTCGTCGGCCCGTTCAGCGGTTCAGGTCACGACAATTCATTTGCTGGTCAGTCTTGGCGTATCAAAAACTTGTTTCTCCTTCGTCCGTGTAGGTTTCAACCTCATGTCGTTGTCTCTGCGTTCTTTGTTACTGTTTGGCGGTGGGGTGGAGCatgaagatatatatatatatatatatataagtcggacccttctctctctaaaaaaaaagaaaagaaagaaagctcCAGACAGGTCATCGTAACGCTCGCTTTTGTACTACTGCATGTCTACTGCCACTAGCCCACTACTATTTCTTGCTCCTGTAATCAACTAACCGGCACTCGAAACGATGGAATAGATTATACTAAACACTATTCTATCTCCTGCTGAACTGTACTCCTGCTTTCGAATTTGATGATGGAGCAGGCAGTAAAAAAAACTCCCTCTGAATCGGTCTTTGCTGCAGGAGAGTGACGGAGAGGTGACCTTGCTGCACTGCATTCCATTGCATGCGTCGGAGACCAAGGAATCTTTCGCTGCCTGCAGCGGAGTGATGAGATGTGTTAAGCTAACGGCCACTTGTTTACGCTCTGCTCGCTTGCTCGTCGCCCTTTTCTCGTGCCTGCTGATGGAGGCCACGTGCTTGGATCGACTCAGTGCTGGCTTTGAGATGTTCTCCTAATTGCTTTTGCCTTTGTTAACTGCTTCGATTGTTCTTCTTTCGTATTTTGTATATGGGATAGGTTGATCAGTTTAGTGTTTAGTCGTACTACATCTAGTGGTCAGTGTGTCAGTCTTTAGGTGTGCACATGTTCTTGCGTTGGAGAGTGTGGTAGGGTAGTGGAGAGTTTTAGAACTAGAAAAAAGATGCAGAAGTTCACATTCTAATGTTGGTCCATTCATCATTTCATCTTTGCCGGCCTGAAGCGGTTGCCTGTTTCAGCTTTGTTCATGTTCGGAATGGGTGCATTTTAAGGTTAAAGCCACAGAGACCGCTATGATGAGCGCAACTGCAGCTTTGCTCATGGTACCGAGACAAATCTCCTTGACCAATGCAGTTAGTAAAGGTGGATTTGGAGAGTACCAAATGCgaagttctattttttttaatgaaggaAGTTTTATTTCCAAATAAAATAATGTTCCGGCTTCTCTTTACTTAGCCATTACTACCGAACTGATGAATCCGACGCGCCAACCAGTAACCTCTCTCCGACATAGGCTTTGGTCCCTCGATCTCTAGCTCATAAGTAACGTTGATCAGGCTGAGATCCATAAACTGATCAGCTCGTCTGGAGTTGTCCGAAAATTGTTTGCAAACAGCTTGGTCGACTAGCCGGGAGTTTTAGGGATAAAAACGGGCGAAAGAAGTCCCATCTCGTACCGTACCGTCTAGCTTTCTACATTTCTCTAAACCGTTTCGTATTTTCGAGACTTCCATGGAAACCCAAAAAATgagaatttaattaaaaaatagagccaaattttttttaatctatttttctgATTGTATTTTTGAAATCCTTTTTAATTAGGATTTGGATTTTTTTCGTGGAATTCCAGTTTTTCATCGGAGTCCACATGCCACAGCCCAAAGTGACAAAGCCCACTGGCCTAATTCACCTCACCACATCGGCCACTTCCCacctcttcatccaaatccaGGATTAAACGATAGGGGGCCAGTCACAAATATTAACAATAATCATCTGATACAAATATAACATAATagtatatatgcacatataatGACTTAACTGTAGTTATAATTCTTACTTATTGATCTTGTAGTGATGTATAATTGTGCTAATTAGGAATTTGTATATCAATTGATTCAATAGTTTGATCAATGATCGTATTAAAATTTTCAGCACAACCAAAATACAACTAGcttataaaaaatatcatcgTCTTAGCCTCTTCATCATAGCTAAAAATGTTCTTAGCCTCTTCATCGTAACTAAAGAAGTTAACATGTAAAAGCTACCAAAGCATACTGTAGTGAGCGGAGCATATGCACAAACCATATGCGGGCAACGGTGATGTGAAGAAATAGAGAAAGTCGAGCATGCGGTAGCATAATTTGCTTACGGTGGACAAAAGTCCTGTTTAATTAGACTTATTTTCTTATTAGTTTAGAAATACAACACATGCGGACATATTTAATTAAGCATTTAATTAGTATGAAAATTAATAGGCTCTCTTATTGTTAGGGGCCAGGCCcctgtgcccccccccccccccccggggccTTGTCTCTGCCCctgatgccgcccccgccggcCGCCGCAGAGCACACAAAAAATCAACAGCACGGTGATGACCAGATCAACATACTCGATAGCACACACCGACGAGAACATGAAAGCAACAGCACGATGGCAGAACTTAACGCCGAACACGCGCGCAGCGACACAGCATACTGCGCAGGCAAGCAGAGAGAGGCAACCCAAACTCCGTGATGGCGCACGCACACTGCGCCGGCGGTTAAAcgcggcacggcggcggcaccaACAACCGATCAGAACACACGGCGGAAGAAAACACGCCGGCCAGTGAATAAATCAATGACCAAAGTCACGCGCACAGCGGAACAACACACCGCGCCGGTGGCCAATCAAACCAACGTCATCAGTGGCCACAGTTACCGGCATCCATCTGCTATTGGCACCGATCTGCAGCAGGGCTCGACGGGGCGCGTAGCAGGGGGCTCGGCCAGAGCCCTCCTCCTCTACGGGCGGCAGTAGGGCTTCACCAGAGCCCCCCTCGCCTCCAATTGACCTCAAGAGAAGCGGCAGCAGGGCTCCGGACTCCTCTGCTCCAATACCCGCTCAAGCTTCGTGGGTGGCGACAAGGCTCTGGCCCCGTGCGGCAGGGCGTCAACGCAGCAGGGCCTCCGGCCTACTCTGTGTTGCATTTTTCAGAAATTTTACTGTTGAGCTGTCTCCAGGTAACTGGTTGGACCGGTCTTTTTTTCTCGCTTGTTTTGGCCCTGGCCCTTTTGTCGTGCTGCAAAAGCAGCAGCCAGCTCTAGGGTTGCACaaccaggggtcctcgggtggatAAGCATGAGGCTGGCTGGGGAAattgcggcggcggcagcgaaaCTACCATGTCCGTTTCCCTCGGGTATGCGGTTCTGGGGCGGATTCGTCGGCCAGGATGTGCTGCGTGAGCCTCCCCTTCTTATGTGCTTTCTCATCTCCTCTGGGATACCTGATTTGGAGTGATTTTTCTCATCTTTTTCCCTGGTTCCTTTCCGGCCTGCACTGAGAAGATTGAGTCCTGATTTCTTGGGTGCTCGATCTGATTTCTTGGGGCCGGGAAGAGGAATTTGTTGGTGGCCGGAGCTGCACGACTGAAGTTCATCCACGCGTGCAGTGGCAGTGTGGagaggctttgtatctccgatctccttcaCGCCGTCGGCAACAGCGGGTGCTaggttttctgggacagcggctTTCGAGTTGTGCCTAGTCTCACTTCTTTTCGATTTTAGTCGAATTTCGCTGTGAGTAATCTCCTCCCTAATCCCTCTGTCTGATTCCTGCTCTGTGATGATTGGTATAGTCTGAGATTGGGCTATtagtcaagaacaatagcaaaTAGGGTTGTGGTGCTCTGGATTTATGAGCTGCTGTGATGCACTGGACTTATGGGCTGCTGACGGTATTCTGATGTTTGTCCTTAGCTATACAGAGATGGCAAATTCTTGTCTTTACTGGATGAATATGGTGATGACAATCCTTTGTAGGTTTCACTACCTGTATACTTTTGTTAGTTCTGAAATTACAGAATACATTCAGTTAGAGGCCCTCTGTGATTTTGTAGCTCACTGTCCAGTGCTTTACTTTGATATAATGTCCAAACTCTGTTTGCTAGTTGAGATCTTAGCAATAGCCCAATCAATGATGAAATTTGTAGAACAATTTGGGAGCAATACACTTGagtcttggggccaattgttatgtgaaaatctgagagcaattttttacCTCCTGTTATTTTGCTGTCAGTCTTTTGGAATAATTGCTCATATGCTCTGCTCAGCAATTCGGCTATTTAAGGTACACATGTTGAATAATGTTGTTGCTGTCCATTTTTAGTTGTGCAATTACTTTATTATGTGTATAGATAGCTCGAATTACTGTTATGGTAATTGCCTCTATGGAATAATATTCACGCTCTATTTATCGCCTATTTTACAACAATCCAGAAAACCTAGTATTGCTTTGGATATGGCTAGTTTTGGCTCCTCCACCTTACCTCCGTCATCCTCGGACGCGATTAAGCCTGAGATCTTCGATGGAACCGGCTTTAAACGCTGGCAGGCCCGAACAAGGCTATGGTTGATGGAGCTTGGGTTATTCTGGGTCCTCACCGAAGAGCCGCCCGTCACTCAAGGGGAAGCCGTGCTAGACGAGGTCGAAAGAACGTGTCTCGATGCGTTAAGGGcccgttgggagaaggcaaatgcctcaGCCTTAGCACGTCTCTTGGCCGTCCTGTCAAACAGGCTCTTCGACGTCTACGTGGGGTTCAGGGAAGCGCGGAAGGTGTGGTCGGAGTTGAATGACAAGTATGCTAAAAGCGACAACGGCAACGAGTCCTTTATGGTGGTAAGCTACCTGAACTTTCGCATGGGAGATGGCAGATCAGTCATGGAACAAATCCATGAGTTACAGCTGATCGTGCGGGACCTAGGCCAGTACGGCTGTGTCCTCCCTGAGAACTTTCAGATTAATGCCATCTAGCCAAGTTGCCTACTTCTTGGCGTGACTTTGTCACTGCACGTCAACACTTAAACCAGCGattgactcttaatgagctcattgcCGCTATAAATATCGAGGAGAAGTCTAAGGCAGGCTATGGTGGGGTGAAGGTGCCTGCTCAAGCTAACCTTGTCGAGCACAAGAACCATCCTGGGAAGAATGTGAAGAAAGAGA is a genomic window of Phragmites australis chromosome 17, lpPhrAust1.1, whole genome shotgun sequence containing:
- the LOC133897802 gene encoding U-box domain-containing protein 7-like, which codes for MVARCAHADAGGFRLWPIFSAAALRRKVLEVLTCGGGGGRGGGGGSCRGRTAYRSPQRMPKPRPRSDRLAELLRAEPSECGGDVEAEADAVARKVEALEELKVVVGALQASSRGDHGGCMSQVEAAMAVRRKAKDDAGAREMLAMLGAIPPLVAVLDESDGGEEITAAAMYALLNLGIGNDTNKSAIVQAGAVHKMLRIAEGGASGTLTEAVVANFLCLSALDVNKPVIGASGAVPFLVRAFEGASTEQARHDALRALLNLSIEAANAPHLLAAGLAPALVAAVGDTSVTDRSLAALCNLVTACPEGRHAVSRAPDAVSSLVDVLNWSDEPGCQEKAAYVLMVLAHRSYGDRAAMAEAGVTSALLELTLVGTALAQKRASRILEILRADKGKQVADASGVVATVSAPQERGCREEDTEEGEPADACMSVEKRAVRQLVQQSLHSNMRRIVRRARLPQDLTPASSESLKALTASSTSKSLPF